One segment of Thermosynechococcus sp. HN-54 DNA contains the following:
- the ppk1 gene encoding polyphosphate kinase 1 produces the protein MTPAKSPRRKVSNPIDLQNPQYYFNRSLSWLEFNKRVLHEAYDPRTPLLERLKFMAIFSSNLDEFFMVRVAGLKQQVESGIVQGGADGMPPAEQLQAVRQYLLPIVTEQHRYFEQELRALLAKEAIFLTRFNELAPEQQAYLNDYFQAQVFPVLTPLAVDPAHPFPYISSLSLNLAVLIRDPESGQERLARVKVPNRFPRFVALPQHLHSPQGAHWVGVPLEEIIAHNLGALFPGMEIQAYFAFRITRSADLELETDKADDLLIAIEQEIRKRRFGSVVRLEVQRGLPPLLRQTLMEEMDLEEIDVYELDGLLCLNDLFAFMSLPLPHLKDPEWHPQVPPRFQRVEERESMFDTTSEITTLGTDYWEAVANELFSLIREGDVLVHHPYHSFAATVQRFITLAAHDPQVLAIKMTLYRTSGDSPIVSALIKAAENGKQVAVLVELKARFDEENNILWARKLEKVGVHVVYGVPGLKTHTKTVLVVRQEAGQIRRYVHIGTGNYNPKTAGLYEDLGLFSCREELGADLSELFNVLTGYSRQRDYRKLLVAPVTMRDRTLQLIYREIEHARNGHPGRIIAKMNAITDTQVIRALYEASQAGVEIDLIIRGMCCLRPGVPGVSDRIRVISIIGRFLEHSRIFYFGNNGEPEYYIGSADWRSRNLDRRVEAITPIQDPTIQTELKALLEIMLADNRQAWELQPDGTYRQRQPAPDEPERGTHSVLMARTLKEIQGGC, from the coding sequence ATGACCCCTGCGAAGTCCCCTCGCCGTAAAGTCTCTAACCCCATTGACCTCCAGAATCCCCAGTACTACTTCAACCGCTCCCTCAGCTGGCTGGAATTCAATAAGCGGGTTCTTCACGAGGCCTACGACCCCCGCACACCGCTACTAGAGCGGCTCAAATTTATGGCCATTTTTAGTTCCAACTTGGATGAGTTCTTTATGGTGCGGGTGGCGGGTTTGAAGCAGCAAGTCGAAAGTGGCATTGTCCAAGGCGGGGCTGACGGGATGCCCCCTGCAGAGCAATTGCAAGCTGTACGCCAATATCTGCTGCCGATTGTTACTGAGCAACACCGCTATTTCGAGCAGGAACTGCGTGCTCTTTTGGCCAAGGAAGCCATTTTTCTCACCCGCTTTAATGAACTGGCGCCCGAACAGCAGGCTTACTTGAATGACTACTTCCAGGCCCAGGTTTTCCCTGTCCTCACCCCCCTAGCGGTGGATCCAGCGCACCCGTTTCCCTACATTTCCAGCCTCAGCTTGAATCTAGCGGTTCTGATTCGAGACCCAGAATCTGGCCAAGAGCGATTGGCACGGGTTAAAGTCCCGAATCGCTTTCCGCGGTTTGTTGCCCTGCCTCAGCATTTGCACTCGCCCCAAGGCGCCCATTGGGTTGGGGTTCCCCTTGAAGAAATTATTGCCCACAACCTTGGTGCCCTCTTTCCGGGCATGGAGATTCAAGCCTACTTTGCCTTTCGCATTACCCGTAGTGCCGACCTCGAACTAGAAACGGACAAGGCGGATGATTTACTGATTGCGATTGAACAGGAAATTCGCAAGCGTCGCTTTGGCTCGGTGGTGCGTCTAGAGGTGCAGCGCGGTCTGCCACCACTGTTGAGGCAAACTCTCATGGAGGAGATGGATCTCGAGGAAATTGATGTCTATGAACTCGATGGTCTGTTGTGCCTCAATGATCTTTTCGCTTTTATGAGCTTGCCCTTGCCCCACTTGAAGGATCCAGAATGGCACCCCCAAGTGCCACCCCGTTTCCAGCGGGTGGAGGAGCGGGAGTCAATGTTTGACACCACCAGTGAAATCACAACTCTCGGCACCGACTACTGGGAAGCCGTGGCTAATGAACTATTTAGCCTGATTCGTGAGGGGGATGTTCTTGTGCACCACCCCTACCATTCCTTTGCAGCAACGGTGCAGCGATTTATTACCTTGGCTGCCCACGATCCACAGGTGCTAGCGATTAAGATGACGCTTTATCGCACCTCAGGAGACTCGCCGATTGTCAGTGCCCTAATCAAGGCGGCAGAAAATGGCAAACAAGTGGCGGTCTTGGTGGAATTGAAGGCGCGCTTTGACGAAGAGAATAATATCCTCTGGGCACGGAAGCTAGAAAAAGTGGGTGTGCATGTGGTCTATGGCGTCCCCGGCTTGAAAACCCACACCAAAACAGTTCTGGTGGTGCGCCAAGAGGCGGGGCAAATTCGCCGTTATGTCCACATTGGTACGGGCAATTACAATCCCAAAACAGCGGGACTCTACGAGGACTTGGGGCTGTTTTCTTGCCGTGAGGAATTGGGCGCAGATCTCTCAGAATTGTTTAACGTCCTCACGGGCTATTCCCGCCAACGGGATTATCGCAAGCTCCTCGTTGCACCGGTTACCATGCGCGATCGCACCCTGCAACTGATTTACCGTGAGATTGAACACGCCCGCAATGGTCACCCCGGCCGAATTATTGCCAAGATGAATGCAATCACAGATACGCAGGTGATTCGTGCCCTCTATGAAGCCTCTCAAGCTGGTGTGGAAATTGATCTCATTATTCGTGGCATGTGCTGTCTGCGACCAGGGGTACCGGGGGTGAGCGATCGCATTCGCGTGATCAGTATCATTGGTCGCTTCTTGGAGCACTCACGGATTTTCTATTTTGGCAACAATGGGGAGCCAGAGTATTACATTGGCAGTGCGGACTGGCGATCGCGAAACTTGGATCGCCGTGTTGAAGCCATTACCCCCATTCAAGATCCAACCATTCAAACGGAACTCAAAGCACTGCTGGAAATTATGTTGGCCGACAATCGCCAAGCGTGGGAGCTGCAACCCGATGGCACCTACCGTCAACGGCAGCCAGCGCCAGACGAGCCAGAGCGCGGTACCCATAGTGTCCTCATGGCACGCACCCTTAAGGAAATACAAGGTGGTTGCTAG
- a CDS encoding CPBP family intramembrane glutamic endopeptidase encodes MWRQMIRRPFWLRIFSFALTLVLLWLPFGLSIYFLWGKGGAASFVNMGLLYLIFILLLRVWGRRVHQQRSPLVFYGLKGGWKFGRDALLGWLGGVFLVALLFAIEALLGWVTWQGLPDRFGLLLLDGVLTGVAVGFAEELLFRGWLLQELELEYQPWFALVLNGLIFAALHYLHPLEVILATWPQFFGLALLGWILGLGKWVFGGRLGFPMGLHGGLVWAYFGVNVGKLISYTGTAPEWLTGINGNPIAGLMGVGILIVVALGLSYRVATAP; translated from the coding sequence GTGTGGCGGCAGATGATCCGCCGCCCCTTTTGGCTTCGCATCTTTAGTTTTGCCCTGACGCTGGTACTGCTGTGGCTCCCCTTTGGCTTGAGTATCTATTTTCTCTGGGGGAAGGGGGGAGCTGCCAGCTTTGTCAATATGGGGCTGTTATATCTCATCTTTATTCTCTTGCTGCGAGTCTGGGGACGGCGGGTACACCAGCAGCGATCGCCCCTCGTGTTTTACGGACTGAAGGGCGGCTGGAAATTTGGTCGCGATGCCTTGCTGGGATGGCTAGGGGGGGTATTTTTGGTTGCCCTCTTGTTTGCCATCGAGGCTCTCCTTGGCTGGGTAACGTGGCAGGGACTACCCGATCGCTTTGGTCTGCTGCTGTTGGATGGCGTCCTAACCGGTGTGGCGGTGGGCTTTGCTGAGGAATTGCTGTTTCGCGGCTGGCTATTGCAGGAGCTAGAGCTAGAGTACCAACCATGGTTTGCCCTAGTGCTCAATGGGCTGATTTTTGCGGCGCTGCACTATCTGCATCCCTTGGAAGTGATTTTGGCCACATGGCCGCAGTTTTTTGGTTTGGCACTGCTGGGTTGGATTTTGGGGTTGGGCAAGTGGGTCTTTGGCGGGCGATTGGGCTTTCCCATGGGACTCCACGGTGGCTTGGTCTGGGCCTATTTTGGTGTGAATGTGGGCAAGTTAATCAGCTATACAGGAACAGCGCCAGAGTGGCTGACGGGCATCAATGGCAACCCGATCGCTGGCCTAATGGGGGTTGGTATTTTAATCGTAGTGGCCTTAGGACTTAGCTACCGCGTCGCAACCGCACCATAA
- a CDS encoding fasciclin domain-containing protein, protein MATIVDIAVNTPGFSTLVTAVKVANLVEALQSPGPFTVFAPNDEAFAKLPDGTITSLVQNPPQLARILKYHVVAGAYKAADLKKMGIVTSLEGSTIPIHGDHPLEVKNATVLAADIEAENGIIHVIDTVILMGLDPAHSFQATDVPYKV, encoded by the coding sequence ATGGCAACCATCGTTGATATTGCAGTGAATACTCCCGGCTTTTCCACATTGGTGACTGCCGTGAAGGTCGCGAATCTAGTGGAAGCGTTGCAGTCGCCGGGGCCTTTTACGGTGTTTGCTCCCAATGATGAGGCCTTTGCCAAGCTGCCCGACGGCACCATTACCTCCTTGGTGCAAAATCCTCCCCAATTGGCGCGGATTCTCAAGTATCACGTCGTTGCCGGCGCCTACAAAGCCGCAGATCTGAAAAAGATGGGGATCGTCACGTCCCTCGAGGGTTCCACCATTCCGATTCATGGCGATCATCCCTTGGAAGTCAAAAACGCCACTGTCCTTGCCGCTGATATTGAAGCGGAGAACGGTATTATCCATGTCATTGACACTGTGATCCTGATGGGACTGGATCCAGCGCACTCATTTCAGGCCACGGATGTTCCCTACAAAGTCTAG
- the lysS gene encoding lysine--tRNA ligase encodes MADVGATGAEIRATRIEKAKTLQERGMTPYAYRWERTHTAAVLQEKYAHLAAGEAVGDRVSVAGRIMARRVFGKLAFFMLQDESGTIQLYLDKQTITQAMGEAAFADLKHLTDVGDILGAVGTLKRTEKGELSVVVETYSLLTKSLLPLPDKWHGLTDVEKRYRQRYVDLIVNPQVRDTFRKRALITAAIRRYLNEQGFIEIETPVLQAEAGGAEARPFITYHNTLEMQLYLRIATELHLKRLIVGGFEKVYELGRIFRNEGISTKHNPEFTSIEVYQAYADYNDMMTLTEAIITTAAMEVLGTLKITYQGETIDLTPPWRRVTMHDAVLQATGIDFRQLSDLAAAKKAAQKAGVKDLDTCDTIGRVLNEVFEQTVEPTLIQPTFVLDYPVEISPLAKPHRSQPGLVERFELFIVGREHANSFSELTDPLDQRQRLEEQARRKAAGDLEAHSVDEDFLTALEYGMPPTGGLGIGIDRLVMLLTDSPSIRDVIAFPLLRPE; translated from the coding sequence ATGGCCGACGTGGGGGCGACGGGCGCTGAGATTCGGGCAACACGCATTGAGAAAGCCAAAACCCTGCAAGAGCGGGGCATGACTCCCTATGCCTATCGCTGGGAACGGACGCATACGGCTGCTGTTTTGCAAGAGAAATATGCCCACTTAGCTGCGGGCGAAGCGGTGGGCGATCGCGTGAGTGTTGCTGGTCGCATTATGGCGCGGCGCGTCTTTGGCAAGCTCGCCTTTTTTATGCTTCAAGATGAGAGTGGCACGATTCAGCTTTACCTCGATAAGCAAACCATTACCCAAGCGATGGGAGAAGCTGCCTTTGCCGATTTGAAGCACCTCACCGATGTCGGCGATATCCTTGGCGCTGTGGGCACCCTCAAACGCACGGAAAAGGGTGAACTCTCCGTCGTGGTCGAAACCTACAGCCTGCTGACGAAATCATTGCTGCCCCTGCCGGATAAATGGCATGGCCTCACCGATGTGGAAAAACGTTATCGCCAGCGCTACGTGGATCTCATCGTCAACCCCCAAGTCCGCGATACCTTCCGCAAACGGGCGCTGATTACTGCCGCCATTCGTCGCTACCTCAATGAGCAGGGCTTTATTGAAATTGAAACGCCGGTGTTGCAGGCGGAAGCTGGGGGGGCGGAGGCGCGTCCTTTCATCACCTACCACAACACCTTGGAAATGCAGCTTTACTTGCGCATTGCCACAGAACTGCACCTGAAGCGCCTGATTGTCGGTGGTTTTGAGAAGGTCTATGAACTGGGGCGCATCTTTCGTAATGAGGGCATCTCAACCAAGCACAACCCTGAATTTACCTCCATTGAGGTCTATCAGGCCTACGCCGACTACAACGATATGATGACGCTGACGGAGGCAATCATCACCACAGCGGCAATGGAGGTGTTGGGCACGCTCAAGATCACCTACCAGGGGGAAACGATTGATCTGACGCCCCCGTGGCGACGGGTGACCATGCACGATGCAGTGTTGCAAGCCACTGGGATTGATTTTCGCCAATTGAGCGATCTAGCAGCGGCGAAGAAAGCAGCCCAAAAAGCAGGGGTAAAAGACTTAGACACCTGTGATACGATTGGCCGCGTGCTCAACGAAGTCTTTGAGCAAACCGTTGAACCCACATTGATTCAACCCACATTTGTGCTCGACTACCCTGTGGAAATTTCGCCCTTGGCTAAGCCCCACCGCAGCCAACCCGGACTGGTGGAGCGATTTGAATTATTTATTGTTGGTCGCGAACATGCCAATAGTTTTTCGGAGTTAACGGATCCGCTGGATCAACGGCAGCGTTTGGAAGAACAGGCACGGCGCAAAGCGGCTGGGGATTTGGAAGCCCATAGTGTCGATGAAGATTTTCTCACAGCCCTCGAATACGGAATGCCACCGACCGGCGGCTTAGGCATTGGCATTGATCGCTTGGTCATGTTACTAACCGATTCGCCTAGTATTCGCGATGTGATTGCTTTTCCACTGTTGCGTCCCGAATAA
- the hisA gene encoding 1-(5-phosphoribosyl)-5-[(5-phosphoribosylamino)methylideneamino]imidazole-4-carboxamide isomerase: MDVIPAIDLLDGKCVRLVQGDYGKVKVFHDDPVKVALYWQRLGAPRLHVVDLDAAKTGEPRNYDLIAKIVASLEIPVQVGGGLRSRQAVADLFLQGVNRAILGTVALEDPELVASLAAAYPGRIWVGLDARDGYVATRGWLETSTILATDLAQKMAAMGVAGFVYTDIQRDGTLQGPNIPALRQLLAATDRPVIASGGVSSLTDILSLFALTPHGLSGAIVGKALYTKAVDLREAIRAVGQGRWQDIPPDLGSTTWA; encoded by the coding sequence ATGGATGTTATCCCCGCCATTGATTTACTTGACGGCAAATGTGTGCGCCTAGTGCAAGGGGACTATGGTAAGGTCAAGGTTTTTCATGATGATCCTGTAAAAGTCGCCCTCTACTGGCAACGGTTGGGTGCTCCCCGCTTACATGTGGTTGACCTCGATGCGGCCAAGACGGGAGAACCGCGAAATTATGATCTGATTGCCAAGATTGTCGCCTCCCTTGAAATTCCTGTACAGGTGGGAGGCGGCTTGCGATCGCGCCAAGCGGTTGCTGATCTTTTCCTCCAAGGCGTCAATCGCGCCATTTTGGGTACCGTGGCTCTTGAAGATCCAGAGCTAGTGGCCAGTTTGGCTGCAGCATACCCTGGACGCATTTGGGTAGGGCTGGATGCTCGCGATGGCTATGTGGCCACACGGGGTTGGCTAGAAACCTCAACCATCTTGGCAACAGATCTCGCCCAAAAAATGGCAGCAATGGGGGTGGCGGGGTTTGTTTACACCGATATTCAGCGGGATGGCACCCTCCAAGGCCCGAATATTCCAGCCCTGCGGCAGTTATTGGCAGCAACTGATCGCCCGGTCATTGCATCGGGTGGCGTGAGTTCTCTGACGGATATTCTGAGCCTTTTTGCCCTAACGCCTCATGGCCTATCGGGGGCGATCGTCGGCAAGGCGCTCTACACCAAGGCAGTGGATTTGCGGGAGGCTATTCGCGCGGTTGGTCAAGGCCGCTGGCAAGATATTCCCCCAGACCTAGGAAGCACGACTTGGGCATAA
- a CDS encoding 16S rRNA (cytosine(967)-C(5))-methyltransferase — protein sequence MELSARRLALDALERVAKGAYADVALHQVLQQRSLKEGDRALVTELVYGTIRQQRTLDTLIQGFCQQLPPLKVQLVLRLGLYQLRYLDRIPPHAAVDTSVELVKETGLGGFAKLVNGVLRRYTRSTTDPLEALIAHLPLVSQLGCRYSFPDELMASWLERLDIKECIALCEWFNQPPRLDLRLNPLRTTASQLIADFEAAGYTLQPIPDLPQGLLLPHCGQPMQELPGYRAGYWSVQDRAAQWVSHLLAPQPGEVVIDACAAPGGKTTHIAELMADQGRVIACDRTPSRLRKLEQNRDRLGLKSIEIHPLDSATAQDFAATGDRVLLDVPCSGTGTLHRHADARWQPLQTRLAELLPLQAQLLANVCQWVKPHGLLVYATCSLEPAENEAQIQHFLAHHPQWHIEPPPPDFPLKATAEGWITVWPQREDMDGFFMVRLRRGS from the coding sequence GTGACTGAACTGGTCTATGGGACTATCCGCCAACAGCGCACCTTAGATACCCTGATTCAGGGGTTTTGTCAGCAACTGCCGCCCTTGAAAGTACAGTTAGTGCTGCGTTTAGGTCTTTACCAACTGCGCTATCTGGATCGCATCCCTCCCCATGCCGCCGTGGACACCAGTGTTGAACTCGTCAAAGAGACTGGCTTAGGTGGCTTTGCCAAACTAGTCAATGGGGTGTTGCGCCGTTACACCCGCTCCACGACCGATCCGCTTGAGGCTCTCATTGCTCACCTACCCTTGGTCTCCCAGCTGGGATGCCGCTATAGCTTTCCCGATGAACTAATGGCATCTTGGTTGGAGCGTTTGGACATCAAGGAATGCATTGCCCTCTGTGAGTGGTTCAATCAGCCCCCCCGCCTCGATCTCCGCCTCAATCCGCTGCGGACAACCGCTAGCCAGCTGATTGCCGACTTTGAGGCAGCCGGTTATACTCTGCAACCGATTCCCGACTTGCCCCAAGGACTCCTCCTCCCCCACTGTGGCCAACCCATGCAGGAACTCCCCGGCTATCGCGCAGGTTACTGGTCGGTTCAGGATCGGGCGGCGCAATGGGTGAGTCATCTGTTGGCTCCCCAACCGGGTGAGGTTGTCATTGATGCCTGTGCGGCACCGGGGGGCAAAACCACTCATATTGCTGAGCTGATGGCAGATCAAGGCCGTGTCATTGCCTGCGATCGCACCCCCAGTCGCCTGCGGAAATTAGAGCAAAATCGCGATCGCCTCGGCCTTAAGAGCATTGAAATTCACCCCCTTGATAGTGCCACCGCCCAAGATTTTGCAGCAACTGGCGATCGCGTGCTTTTAGATGTACCCTGCTCTGGAACGGGAACGCTGCACCGCCATGCCGACGCCCGTTGGCAACCCCTACAGACACGGTTGGCCGAACTCTTGCCCCTGCAAGCTCAACTCTTGGCCAATGTTTGCCAGTGGGTGAAACCCCACGGTTTACTTGTCTATGCCACCTGTAGCCTAGAACCTGCCGAAAATGAAGCCCAGATTCAACACTTTCTGGCTCACCATCCGCAGTGGCACATTGAACCGCCGCCCCCAGACTTTCCCCTCAAAGCAACTGCGGAAGGCTGGATCACCGTTTGGCCACAACGGGAGGATATGGATGGCTTTTTTATGGTGCGGTTGCGACGCGGTAGCTAA
- the queF gene encoding preQ(1) synthase, with product MQTSEMKYGERAIQEGQLITFPNPRPGREYTIDITLPEFTCKCPFSGYPDFATLYVSYIPHEKVVELKAIKLYINSYRDRYISHEEAVNQVLDDLVAACDPLYMKIKGDFAPRGNVHTVITVEHRRQPQSSC from the coding sequence ATGCAAACATCAGAAATGAAATACGGTGAACGCGCCATTCAGGAAGGTCAACTGATCACATTTCCCAATCCGCGTCCCGGTCGCGAATACACGATTGATATCACACTGCCAGAGTTTACCTGCAAGTGTCCATTTTCAGGCTATCCTGACTTTGCCACACTCTATGTCAGCTATATTCCCCATGAGAAGGTCGTGGAACTGAAAGCCATTAAGCTTTATATCAACAGTTATCGCGATCGCTACATTTCCCATGAAGAAGCGGTGAATCAAGTCCTTGATGATCTCGTGGCTGCCTGCGATCCGCTGTATATGAAAATCAAAGGGGACTTTGCCCCCCGTGGGAATGTGCATACGGTAATTACGGTCGAACACCGTCGCCAACCGCAGAGTTCATGCTAG
- a CDS encoding ABC transporter ATP-binding protein codes for MLKHPALRSLGKIWRLLDAGDRWQLAGIGVLMLIGSIWEALGVGLVLPFIAIIEKPSRLNDLLFWRHSAVPLTPQEEYQWLLILSISFAVLFICKNLFIAGSNYLQLKFLNEKQRKFSVMLLRSYLFKPYTFHLQNNTAKLIQNANGETTNIFNNYLLPLLIIISESMIVFAIFTVIILSNPFVSIIVITVLGVLSFLFFRFFREKLKQVGAQRVHYAQKVVQSINQGLGGIKEVKVLGREQVFLDVYEQNLIEDRRANFFLNFINQLPRSYFETLAVIAIILIIILTLIQRGSMTQVLPLISLFAAAAFRLLPSATRLMVSLNSVIFYSASVDIIYDDILEARSLEIHKAEPVAIKPFRDRLELIDVHYTYPNAARPALQGVSLTIKQGEMVGFVGSSGAGKTTIVDLILGLLEPSQGDIRVDGESIYQNLPQWQRQIGYIPQTIYLSDDTLRRNIAFGLADEAIDETAVWAAVEAAQLATFVRSLPDGLDTVVGERGVRLSGGQRQRIGIARALYHNPSVLIMDEATAALDNQTEAGVMDAIQALSGEKTIIMIAHRLSTVMECDRLYLMANGQVAAVGNYQELLHISPEFRAMAQGYQGAT; via the coding sequence ATGTTAAAGCACCCTGCACTGCGCTCCCTTGGTAAAATTTGGCGGCTGTTGGATGCAGGCGATCGCTGGCAACTGGCAGGAATTGGTGTCTTGATGCTCATTGGCAGTATTTGGGAAGCCTTGGGGGTCGGCTTAGTGCTGCCTTTTATTGCCATTATTGAAAAACCCAGTCGCCTCAATGATCTTCTGTTTTGGCGTCACAGTGCAGTCCCCTTAACCCCACAAGAAGAGTATCAATGGCTGCTCATTCTCAGTATTAGCTTTGCTGTCCTGTTTATCTGCAAGAACCTGTTTATTGCAGGGAGCAACTATCTTCAGTTGAAGTTTTTGAACGAAAAGCAGCGAAAATTTTCAGTCATGCTTTTACGCAGTTATTTATTTAAGCCCTATACCTTTCATCTGCAAAATAATACGGCAAAGCTGATTCAAAACGCTAATGGTGAAACTACAAATATCTTTAATAACTATTTATTACCATTACTGATTATTATTTCAGAATCAATGATTGTCTTTGCCATTTTTACAGTCATTATTCTTAGTAATCCTTTTGTTTCAATTATTGTTATTACAGTGTTAGGGGTTCTCTCCTTTTTATTTTTTAGGTTTTTTCGTGAGAAGCTAAAACAAGTGGGTGCTCAGCGGGTTCATTATGCCCAAAAGGTGGTGCAAAGTATTAATCAGGGACTGGGTGGTATTAAGGAAGTCAAGGTACTCGGTCGTGAGCAGGTTTTTCTTGATGTCTATGAGCAAAATTTGATTGAGGATCGTAGAGCTAATTTTTTCTTGAATTTTATTAACCAACTTCCTCGATCCTATTTTGAAACCCTTGCAGTCATAGCCATTATTCTGATTATCATTCTGACCTTGATTCAGCGGGGGTCAATGACTCAAGTCTTACCCCTGATCTCTTTGTTTGCTGCTGCTGCCTTTCGTTTGCTACCCTCAGCGACTCGACTGATGGTGAGTTTGAATAGTGTCATTTTTTACTCGGCTTCTGTGGATATTATTTACGATGACATTTTGGAGGCGCGTTCTCTAGAAATTCACAAGGCAGAACCTGTCGCTATCAAGCCCTTTCGCGATCGCCTCGAACTGATTGATGTTCACTACACCTATCCGAATGCAGCAAGGCCAGCGCTCCAAGGCGTTTCCCTAACCATCAAACAGGGGGAAATGGTTGGCTTTGTCGGATCCTCAGGAGCAGGGAAAACGACGATTGTCGATTTGATTCTGGGACTCCTAGAACCTAGCCAAGGGGATATTCGTGTGGATGGTGAGAGTATTTATCAGAACCTGCCCCAGTGGCAACGACAGATTGGCTATATTCCCCAAACCATTTATCTTTCCGATGACACGCTGCGGCGCAACATTGCCTTTGGCTTGGCGGATGAGGCCATTGATGAAACGGCTGTGTGGGCGGCGGTAGAAGCGGCTCAGCTAGCCACCTTTGTGCGTAGCTTGCCTGATGGCTTGGATACTGTTGTTGGCGAACGGGGGGTGCGCCTTTCGGGAGGACAGCGGCAGCGAATTGGTATTGCCCGTGCCCTTTATCACAACCCCTCCGTGCTGATTATGGATGAAGCCACAGCGGCTCTCGACAACCAAACGGAAGCAGGGGTCATGGATGCAATCCAAGCCCTGAGTGGGGAGAAAACGATTATCATGATTGCTCACCGTCTCAGCACGGTTATGGAGTGCGATCGCCTGTACCTCATGGCCAATGGCCAAGTGGCGGCTGTGGGCAACTATCAAGAACTGCTGCACATCAGTCCGGAATTCCGAGCGATGGCGCAAGGGTATCAGGGAGCAACCTAG
- the clpS gene encoding ATP-dependent Clp protease adapter ClpS: protein MSVQTIEKPATVRKLAPRYRVLLHNDNVNSMEYVVEVLLKTVPSLTQPQAVDIMMEAHLTGVALVITCALEHAEFYCEGLKMAGLTSTIEPTE from the coding sequence ATGTCAGTGCAAACCATTGAAAAACCAGCAACCGTTCGCAAGTTGGCTCCCCGCTATCGGGTGCTCCTTCACAATGACAATGTCAACTCCATGGAGTATGTGGTGGAGGTATTGCTGAAGACTGTGCCGAGCCTCACCCAGCCCCAAGCCGTGGATATTATGATGGAGGCGCACCTAACGGGGGTGGCCTTGGTGATTACCTGTGCCCTTGAGCACGCCGAGTTTTACTGTGAAGGCCTGAAAATGGCAGGACTGACAAGTACCATTGAACCCACTGAATAA